From a region of the Zingiber officinale cultivar Zhangliang chromosome 4B, Zo_v1.1, whole genome shotgun sequence genome:
- the LOC121976847 gene encoding uncharacterized protein LOC121976847, with product MVAFPRQVHVSLITLQPNPIARFHRQVISSMTSPCYAHAKFLPSKRNYEGYIPTTCTASSLLLSRQSSPVTHKISLGLGVSAQFTYDAPQRSEEWFTLRREKLTTSAFSTALGFWKGKRRSELWYQKVFAEEVDTMEASAKAAMEWGVFNEPTAIKQYKSITGRDVSSLGFAVHTEATLGWLGASPDGLLGLYPDGGILEVKCPYNKGMPKSALPWKIMPHYYMPQVQGQMEVMDREWVDLYCWTPNGSSLFRVYRDRAYFKLMHKILYEFWWGNVMPARQALLMGSEVDARLYEPTPKHQLTSLVVSESKKLAVAAKLLCTDIGGRVEFFR from the coding sequence TGCATGTTTCTCTTATCACCCTCCAGCCAAACCCAATCGCCCGCTTCCATAGACAGGTCATTTCTTCAATGACTAGCCCATGCTATGCACATGCTAAATTTCTTCCATCCAAAAGAAATTATGAAGGATACATTCCAACAACTTGCACTGCATCCTCATTGCTTTTATCTCGGCAATCTTCACCAGTGACCCATAAAATCTCCTTGGGCTTGGGAGTCTCAGCCCAGTTCACTTATGATGCACCCCAACGATCAGAGGAATGGTTCACTCTCCGGAGAGAGAAGCTAACTACAAGTGCCTTCAGCACGGCTTTGGGGTTCTGGAAGGGCAAACGTCGGTCGGAACTGTGGTATCAGAAGGTTTTTGCAGAAGAAGTCGACACGATGGAGGCATCTGCTAAGGCTGCAATGGAGTGGGGTGTGTTTAATGAGCCTACCGCTATAAAGCAGTACAAGAGTATTACTGGAAGAGATGTTAGCTCCTTAGGCTTTGCAGTTCATACCGAGGCTACACTTGGTTGGCTTGGAGCATCTCCTGATGGACTTCTTGGTTTGTACCCAGATGGTGGGATTTTGGAGGTGAAATGTCCCTACAATAAAGGCATGCCTAAGTCTGCATTGCCATGGAAAATCATGCCACACTACTACATGCCTCAAGTGCAGGGCCAGATGGAGGTCATGGATCGCGAATGGGTCGATCTCTATTGTTGGACACCCAACGGCAGCAGTCTATTTCGTGTATATCGGGATCGTGCATATTTTAAGCTGATGCATAAAATCCTTTACGAGTTCTGGTGGGGCAACGTGATGCCGGCGAGACAAGCATTGCTTATGGGAAGTGAAGTAGATGCCAGACTTTACGAACCTACGCCAAAGCATCAGCTGACGAGTCTGGTGGTTAGTGAAAGCAAGAAACTGGCTGTCGCAGCGAAGCTCTTGTGCACAGACATTGGAGGTCGTGTGGAGTTCTTCAGATGA